A window of the Myripristis murdjan chromosome 15, fMyrMur1.1, whole genome shotgun sequence genome harbors these coding sequences:
- the lrrc18a gene encoding leucine-rich repeat-containing protein 18, with translation MPKGKGAKGKKVTLKMAKNAVRVTQDGRRRLSLSNMGIVTFPKCLLKLTNIDELDLSRNLIQKLPDDIGNFRSLSWLDLHSNKLEAVPESIGKLMGLTHLNLCNNYLTSAGLPATLGSLSGLKSLNLGLNRLDALPPDMAGLTSLQELGLFDNLFIRLPEFVSMLSGLTKLNIKRNPLSCTEGDGADMMQDSSEPEEDMYLVTEGSLCSTCLQRCKEDRHK, from the coding sequence ATGCCAAAAGGTAAGGGAGCCAAAGGGAAGAAGGTGACGCTGAAGATGGCCAAAAATGCAGTGAGGGTCACACAAGATGGGCGGCGAAGGCTCAGCCTTAGCAACATGGGTATAGTCACCTTCCCCAAGTGCCTTCTCAAACTGACCAACATCGACGAACTGGACCTCAGCCGCAACCTAATACAAAAACTTCCAGATGACATTGGAAATTTTCGGTCACTCAGCTGGTTAGATCTCCATAGCAACAAGCTGGAGGCTGTGCCTGAGTCTATTGGCAAGCTGATGGGACTGACCCACCTGAATCTCTGCAACAACTACCTAACCTCCGCAGGGTTACCCGCCACCCTGGGCTCGCTTTCCGGCCTGAAGAGTCTCAATCTGGGATTGAACCGGCTGGATGCCCTGCCTCCCGATATGGCGGGTCTAACCAGTCTTCAGGAGCTGGGCCTGTTTGATAACCTCTTCATCAGACTACCAGAGTTTGTCAGTATGCTAAGCGGCCTCACTAAGCTGAACATAAAACGAAACCCCCTCTCCTGCACCGAGGGAGATGGGGCGGATATGATGCAGGATTCATCAGAGCCAGAGGAGGACATGTACCTGGTCACAGAGGGCAGCCTGTGTAGCACTTGCCTTCAGAGGTGTAAGGAGGACAGGCataaatga